GAAGCGGTGCTGGCCCGAGGCTACGCCATCGTGCAAAAGCAGGATGGCCGCGCGGTGAAAAATCCGGCCGAGCTCGCCGACCATGAAAAGGTGACGCTGACGCTGGCTGAAGGCCGCGCCGAAGCCCGCATCGAACGCCCGCAAGGCGCACAGGCGCAGTTGCCGTTTTAAGCGCCGTCAAGCGGCATCTTCCGGCGCGGCTTTTACGCCCCCGCCTCGGCTCCGGGGCGGGAACCCATTCTTCGCGCCAAGACCCGACAGGCCCCGCTCCGTCCAGCCCGCCGCAAAGTAGCCGTATCCGCCCGCAGTCCTCGTCCCTCCTCTCCGCCTTGTACGCATTTTTTGATGCCCGCGGGAATACGCCATCCTCCGCCATTCCATATCAAGGCCCGGCGTTTTCATTGCATCTATTCAATATCAACTTATTTCCATAAAAATAATCATATTCAATCCAATTTAAATTCAGGATTTATTTCCGTTCGGCATTTTCTTTTTCGCGCCGCTTTTTTACTAAAACACTCGATTATTGACCTGGGTTAAGACTTCCAGATTGACGTTGTCATCACTCTTTGCCATCATTCGCAGCGACAAAATAAATTAAAAATTGCCAAAAATTTTAATTTTCTAGCATTAATTTATTGAACTTAGGCCGGAATGAAAATGTTTTATACAAAACAGCAGGCTGCAAACCGTCCACGCCCGACTTTGCCGCTTCCCGTTTCGCCATCAAATACAGCAGTTTATAAAACATCAAACCAGGAGCATGAAAAATGAAACCGCATAACATTCACGCCATCGCCGAATTTGAAAAACAGCTGCAAGAAAGCTTGGAGTTGGCTCAAATCATCAAACTGAGCGCCGAGGAAATTGAAACCGTCAGCGGCGGCTCGCAAGAAAACCCTCCGCGCCTGACAGGGAAAATCGTGCTGCCGCCGGCAGGAAAATAAGCGCTCGCATCATTTCACCCGACAACCGTTCGCTTATTTGAATATCCGGCAGGCACATCATGAAACACGATCAATCCAAACTTTGTCCCAGCTCTACTTTCGAAGGCGAAGGCAATATGGTGTTCGGCATCGTAGGCGGCAGCGCGCAAAACCGCCGCGTGATCTATCTGAAACAGATGATGCCTGCCGCGCAAGTCGACAGAGCCCGCCTGGGCGACATCGCGCCCGAGGAAATATTCCGCACCGCCGGCCCCTGCGCGCAAACCGAATGCGCCCACCACGACAACGCCGGCTCGCGCTGCACGCTGGCCCAGCGCGTGGTGGCCCAAACCGCCGAAGTGGTGGACAAGCTGGCTTACTGCGCGATACGCCCTCGCTGCATGTGGTGGAGCCAGCATGGCCAGGATGCCTGCGCCCGCTGCCCGCAAGTGGTGTCGATGGACCGGCTTCCGAGCGACGCCATCGCCCAAGCCCGCATTCCCCCGCAACCCGCCGCCGCGGGCTGCTGAATCTGACATTCAACGTTTAAAAGGAAATCGCCATGAAAAGCCAGACCATCCAAACCTCGGAATGGGATAGCCAACTGGAGCAAAGCCTGGAGATCGCGCAGATGGTGCGCCTGAGCAGCGAAGAGATAGAATGCGTGTCCGGCGGGCAAGCCAACAACGGCCCCACCACCGGCTTCGTGCCGCGCAAGCCGCCGGTCACCGGCTTCGTGCCGCAGCCATGATGCGCCGATGGCGCGGACCATGAAAAAGGCCGCTCTCTCGAGCGGCCTCGCCGTTTCCGCGGCAAGCGGCGTCAGGCTTGCGGACGCAGCGCCGGCGGCAACGCGAACACCGTGCTCTCCTCCACGCCGGGCAGCTCGGTCACCTGGGTGACATCGAAAGCCTTGATGCGGTCGATCACCGCCTGCACCAGCACCTCCGGCGCGCTGGCGCCGGCGGTGACGCCGACGCGGCGTTTGCCGGCAAACCATTCCGGCTCCAGCAGGCTGGCATTGTCCACCATGTAAGCGTCCACACCCTTCAGCGCCGCCACTTCGCGCAGGCGGTTGGAATTCGAGCTGTTGGGCGAGCCTACCACCACCACGATGTCGCACTGGTCGGCCAACTGCTTCACCGCGTCCTGGCGGTTTTGCGTGGCGTAACAGATGTCGTCCTTCTTCGGACTGTGGATGCTTGGGAAGCGGGCCTTCAGCGCGGCAATGATGTCTCGGGTCTCGTCCACCGACAGCGTGGTCTGGCTGACGTAGGACAGCGCATCCTCGCGCTTGACCTGCAGCGCGGCGACATCTTCGACCGTTTGCACCAGATACATGCCGGAATCCACCTGGCCCATCGTGCCTTCCACTTCCGGATGGCCGGCATGGCCGATCATGATGATTTCCATCTCGGCCTTGTGCATCCGCTTCACTTCGACATGCACCTTGGTCACCAGCGGACAGGTGGCGTCGAACACCGTCAGCCCCAGCGCCTCGGCCTCCGCCCGCACCGACAGCGGCACGCCGTGGGCGGAATAGATCAGCGTGCTGCCCGGCGGCACGTCCTTCAATTCCTCGATGAACACCGCGCCCTTGCTCCGCAGATCATCCACCACGAAACGGTTGTGCACCACCTCGTGGCGCACGTAGATGGGCGCGCCGTAGAGCTCGATCGCGCGCTCGACGATGGCGATGGCCCGGTCCACCCCGGCGCAGAACCCGCGCGGGTTGGCGAGCATGATGGTCTTCGTCATCCGTATGTCCTCAATCAGGCCAGGGTCTTGCCCGGCGAATGCGCGAATGGCCCGCGCCGCGGGCCATCGCTTCGATCAATCGCCGCCTCGCTTAGCGCGACGGCTTCTTCATGCTGTCCAGCACCATCAGCGCCGCGCCGACGCAGATGAAGGAGTCGGCCAGGTTGAACGCCGGGTAGTACCACTGGTTGTAGTAGTGGATCATGATGAAATCGATCACGTGGCCGTAGGCCAGGCGGTCGATCACATTGCCCAGCGCGCCGCCCATGATGAGGGCCGCCGCCAAATTCATCATGCCGGAGAAACGCCGTTTGACGATGTTCCAGCCCAACCAGCCGGATACGGAAAAAGCGAGCGCGGTGAACAGATATTTCTGCCAGCCGCCGGCGTCGTGCAGAAAACTGAATGCCGCGCCGGGATTGTAGACCAGAGTAAAGTTGAAGAAACCTTCCACTACCGGCCGGATTTCACCGTACTGGAAACGGCTGTTGAAATACAGCTTGCTGATCTGGTCCAGTACGATCACCAGGGCCGCCAGCGCGAACCACTTGGGCCAGCTGCGGGCGCCAGGCATAGTCATTGCGGAATCCATCTGTCGGTATCCATGGGCAGGCGGGGCCGCCTGGGCGGCCCCGTCGGATGATCAGGCGTGGCGACGCGGCTCGCCTTGGCCATCCAGGTTGTCGACGCAACGGCCGCAGACGGCGCCGTGCCCGGCGTGGCTGCCCACGTCGGCGCGGTAATGCCAGCAGCGGTCGCACTTGTCGTGCGCGGACGGCGTGACCCGGATCGCCAGTTCGCCCGCTTCGCGCACATTCGCCTTGGACACGATCAATACGAACTTGAGTTCCTCGCCCAGGCTGGCCAAATGGCGGGCCAGCTCTGCCGGCGCGTCGATTTCCACTTCAGCCTGCAGCGAGGAGCCCAGCTTGTCGGCGCTGCGCAGCGCCTCGATCTCCTTGTTGACCACCGCGCGCAGCTCGCGGATGGACTGCCACTTGGCGGACAGCGCGGCCTCGCGCTCTGCCGCCTGGGCCGGGAACTCGTGCCAGATATGGTACAGCGTGGATTCTTCCTCGCTGTCCACCAACACGTTCCAAGCCTCGTCGGCGGTGAAGCACAGAATCGGCGCCACCATCAGCAGCAGGCTGCGGGTGATGTGGTACAAGGCGGTCTGCGCGCTGCGGCGGGCGTGGCTGTCGGCCTGAGTGGTGTACAAGCGGTCCTTGATCACGTCCAGGTAGAACGCGCCCAGATCTTCCGAACAGTAGCCAACCACTTCCTGCACCACGTGGTGGAAGGCATAACGCGAGTACAGCTCGCCCACCACTTTTTCCTGCACCTCGCGCGCGCGCAGCAGCGCGTACTGATCCATTTCCACCATGGCGCCCAGCGGCATGGCGTTTTCCAACGGATCGAAGTCCGACAGGTTGGACAGCAGGAAGCGAATGGTGTTGCGCAGGCGGCGGTAGCTTTCCGTGGTGCGCTTCAGAATCTCCTGCGACAGCGACATGTCGCCGGAGTAGTCGGCGCTGGCCACCCACAGCCGCAGGATGTCAGCGCCCAGGGTGCCGCAGATCTCTTCCGGCGCGATGCCGTTGCCCTTGGACTTGGACATCTTGTAACCCTTGTCGTCCACGGTGAAGCCGTGGGTCAAGAGCTGCTTGTACGGCGCGCGGCCGATGGTGGCGCAGCCGGTCTTCAGCGACGACTGGAACCAGCCGCGGTGCTGGTCGGAGCCTTCCAGGTACAGGTCGGCCGGCCAGGCCAGCTCCGGGCGCTGCTTCAGCACCGCGAAATGGGTGGCGCCGGAGTCGAACCACACATCCAGCGTGTCGGTCAGCTTGCGGTATTGCTCGGCCTCGTCGCCCAGCAATTCCTTGGCGTCCAGGCTGAACCAGGCTTCGATGCCCTGCTGCTCGATGCGCAGCGCCACTTCCTCCAACAGCTGGGCGGAACGCGGATGCAGCTCGCCCGACTCCTTGTGGATGAAGAAGGTCATCGGCACGCCCCAGTTGCGCTGGCGCGACACGCACCAGTCGGGGCTGTTCTTGATCATCGCGTCCAGACGCGCGCGGCCCCAGGCAGGGAAGAACTCGGTGGCGTCGACGGCGCGCTGGCTGATCTCGCGCAGCGTCTCGCCGCCATTAGCCTGGCGGTCCATGCTGATGAACCATTGCGGCGTGGCGCGGAAGATGATCGGCGTCTTGTGGCGCCAGCAGTGCGGGTAGCTATGCTCCAGCTTGGCCTTGTGCACCAGCGCGCCATGCGCTTCCAACGTCTCGATCACGCGCGGATTGGCGTCCCATACCAGCATGCCGGCGAACAGCTCGGTGGTGCTCTTGTAGCGGCCGTCGTCGGCAACCGGATTGGCGATGGGCAGCTTGTACTGCAGGCCGGCCTGGAAGTCTTCCAGGCCATGGGCCGGCGCGGTATGCACCAAGCCGGTGCCGGCATCGGTGGTGACGTGGTCGCCCAGAATCACCGGCACCTGGCGGTCATAGAAAGGGTGTTGCAGCAGGATCAGGTCCAGCGCCTCGCCCTTGGACTCGCCCAGCACGCGATATTCTTCCACGCCGTAGCGCTTCATCGCCGACTCGACCAGATCCTTGCCCAGAATCAGCTTGCCCTTGGGGGTATCGATCAGCTGGTAATCCAGATTGGGGCCGGCGGCGACGGCCTGGTTGGCCGGCAGCGTCCACGGCGTGGTGGTCCAGATCACGGCCATGGCGCCGGAGGCGTCGGCGTCGAAGACGGCGGAGGCCTTGTCGGCGTCGACCACCTTGAAGCCGACGTCGATCGCCGGCGACACCTTGTCTTCGTATTCCACTTCGGCTTCGGCCAGCGACGAGCCGCACTCGATGCACCAGTGCACCGGCTTCTCGCCCTTGGTCAGGTAGCCGTTTTCATGGATCTTGCCGAGCGTGCGGACGATGTCGGCCTCGGTCTTGAAATCCATGGTCAGATAGGGATTGTCCCAATCGCCCAGCACGCCCAGGCGGATGAAGCCCTTTTTCTGGCGCGCCACCTGCTCCTTGGCGTATTCGCGGCACAGCTCTCGGAACTTGGCGGCGGGAATGTCCTTGCCGTGCAGCTTTTCCACCATCAGCTCGATAGGCAGGCCGTGGCAGTCCCAGCCCGGAACATAGGGCGCGTCGAAGCCGGCCAGGGTCTTGGAGCGGACGATGATGTCCTTCAGCACCTTGTTGACCGCGTGGCCCAGGTGAATGTCGTTGTTGGCGTACGGCGGGCCGTCATGCAGGATGAACTTGGGACGGCCGGCCGCCAGCTTGCGCAGCTTGTCGTAGCGCCTCTCTTCTTGCCAGCGCTTGACCCAGGCCGGTTCACGTTTCGCCAGATCCCCGCGCATGGCGAAGGGTGTATCCAGCAGGTTTACGGTTTTACGATAATCGATGCTCATGCCTGCTCTCGCTGCAAACTTGTCAAATAGGTCTTGGCGCTGGCCGCGTCGCGCTCGATCTGGGCCACCAAAGTCGCCAGATCATCATAGCGCGCTTCGTCGCGCAGTTTCTTCAGGAAGCGTACCGTCAGCCGCTGGCCGTACAGATCGCCCGAGAAATCGAACAGATGCACTTCCAGCTTGTAATCCGGGGTGTCGCTGACCGTCGGGTTCAGGCCCAGGCTGGCCACCCCGCCCAAACGGCCATGCGGCGTATCCGCCTCGACCACGAACACGCCCTGCAAGGCCGGCTTCAGGTGCGGCAGATGAATGTTGGCGGTGGGAAAGCCTATCGTTCGCCCCAGCTTCTTGCCATGCATCACCTTGCCTGAAATCCGGTACACCTCGCCCAGCAGCGCGTTGGCCGAGTCCAGATCGCCGGCCCCAAGGCGCTCGCGCACCAACGTGCTGGATGCCCTCTCGCCCTTGATCAGCACCGACGGCATCGCCTCGGTGGCGAAATGCGGACAGGAGGCCAGCAATTCGAAATTGCCCTGGCGGCCGGAGCCGAACTGGAAATCGTCGCCTATCAACAGATAACGGGTCTTCAACTCGCTGACCAGCACCTGATCGACAAAGTCCTTGCCCGTCATGTTGGAAAAGCTGTGATTGAAACGGTAGACGAACACGTAATCGACCAGGCCGAGCTCTTCCAGCAAAGCAAACTTGTCCCTCAGCGTGGATAAACGGGCCGGCGGATTGGCGCGGGCGAAAAACTCGCGCGGATGCGGCTCGAAAGTCAGCAAAGCCGTAGGCAATTCGCGGGCGCGGGCTTCCGCGCGCAAACGTTCGAGCATGCGCCGATGCCCCTGGTGCACGCCATCGAAATTGCCGATGGTCAACGCGCATCCTGGCAGGGCGAAACGACGCGGATCCCCCAGAAATACCTGCATTCGCTGTCTTTACATACGTCCCGAAACCTTCGATTGTAGCCGCCAGTCATCGAAAGCGTCCAGCCATGATCCATTTCCGAGAAAAACAAAAAGCCCCGCATGCGGCGGGGCTTTTCGATTCTGGCGAGAGAATTACTTGCCAGTTTTTTCTACCACGGACTCTTTAACAGCGTCGATGGTCACTTCTACGCGGCGATCAGACTCGATGCAAGCCTTAATTTCAGCGTTTTGCTTCTTGTTCTTCGCGTATTTCGGGAACTTGGCCTTGCACTCTTCCGTCATTTTGGCTTCAGCCTTGCCCTTGCCTACGGCTGCAACCTTCTCGGCCGGCACGCCGGCGTTCACGAAGTAAGCCTTGACTGCGTCGGCGCGATGCTGGGACAGAGCGTTGTTCAGCTTGTCGGAGCCCATGAAGTCGGTGTAACCATCGATTTCAACACCGTTCAGGTAACCCTTGCCAGCGTGAGCCTTCAGCTTGGCGACCAGCGGATCCAGTTCGTTCTTGGCGTCGGCGCGCAGGGTGGACTTGTTGAAGTCGAACAGCACCTTGGCGGACAGGGTCACTTTTTCCTTCATGGAAACCATGGTCGGCTTCGGAGCTTCAGCTACCGGCTTGGCGGCTTCGCGGTCGCCGCATTCAACCAGACCGTCCTTGGCCTTGTCGAAAGAGGAGGTGCGCCAGCATTCGCCGTAGCTGTTGCGAGTCACAGAGTCGGTAGCCTGGTCAACGGCGTAACCCGGTTTAGCGGCGAAAGCGCTAGCAGAAACCAACAGGGCGGCAACCAGTGCGCTCAGTTTCAGCTGTTTAGTCATGTTATTCCCTCTTTAATCTATAAAATGGGTAGCAATGCGGGCTGACGCAAAGACCACGCGAACTAAGTTGACTGCAAACATCAGGGATGGCTACATGCTGTGTTGATGCAGTTAACCCGCACTATAGGAATGCTGCAACCCCATGTCAACACAGCGCCGGGCGCATATTCGCGGCAGCGTTGCATAAATGCATCACTTTTGACTGATTATACCCCAACCTGTCGCCGCCATGCGACACATTACTGTCTTGTGACGCGTCGGCGAAACAGTGGCAGCGGTTGCCTGTAATTCACTTGATAGCTATCGCTGAAAGTATTGTAATAGTCAACATCATCCAACACCTTGCCGTCCTTGATCAGGAAGGCATCGAAGCCCACTTGCCACAGCGGCCGGATCAAATCCGCCCACACGTCGCCAATCGCCCGCAACTCACCGGCATAATCATAGCGCTCGCGCAGCAGCCTGGCGAGGCTGTAACCCCGCCCGTCGGTGAAGGCGGGGAAATCCACCGCCACAAGGGCCAGTTCGGCAAGATATGGCTGCAACAGCGACGGGTCATCGTCCGGCGACAGATAGACTCCGACAGCGCCGGAACGCATGCGCCACCCCTCCACGCCGGCAAGCCAGCTCGCCAGAGGCACGATCACGCTCTGGCCTTCCGCCACGCCGGGCAGGGGCAAAGCACCGCTTTCATCCGGACGCAGCAGCAGCCAGCTATCGGCCTGCAGCCGGCCATCCTTAATGAACTGGGGCATACACCCTCTCCTTGAACGGTTCCGCGCCGATGCGGCGCAGGGTTTCGATGAAGCGCTCGCCGTCCTGCCGTTTTTCCACATAAACCTGCATGATTTTGGCGAAGGCGGTCGGCACGTCGGCCTGGGCGAACGATGGCCCTATCACCTTGCCGATGGCGGTATCGCTGCCCTGGCTGCCGCCCAACGTGATCTGGTACCACTCCTCGCCGTTCTTGTCGACGCCGAGTATGCCGATGTTGCCGATATGGTGGTGGCCGCAGGCGTTCATGCAGCCGGAGAAATTACAGGCGATCTCGCCTAGGTCGTACAAGTAGTCCAGATCGTCGAAGGTCTGCTGGATCGCCTTGGCCACCGGGATGGAACGGGCATTGGCCAGCGAGCAGAAATCGCCGCCCGGGCAACTGATGATGTCGGTCAGCAGGCCGATGTTCGGCGTCGCCATCCGCAGTTGCCGCGCCTCGAGCCATAGCGTGTACAGATCCTTCTGTTCGACGTCCGGCAACACCAGATTCTGCTCGTGGGCGACGCGCAGCTCGCCGAAGCCGAAACGCTCGGCCCAATCGGCGGCAGCCTCCATCTGCTCAGCCGTGATGTCTCCCGGCGGCGCGCCGGTTTCCTTCAACGACAGCACCACCGAGCGGTAACCGGACAAGCGGTGGCCACGCGTGTTGCGCTCATACCAGCGGGCGAAGGCCTTGTCCTCGGCCAGCGGTCCGGCAAGCTCGGCCGGGTTGTCTGCCAACATCTTATACGCCGGATCGCCGAAGAAGCTGGCGTAATGGACGACATCCTCATCGCGCAGGGTGGCCGGGCCATCCTTCAGGTGGCGCCATTCGTCTTCCACCTTGGCGGCGAAGCCGTCCCGTGTCAGCGCCTTGACCAAGATCTTGATGCGGGCCTTGTACTTGTTGTCGCGGCGGCCAAAACGGTTGTACACCCGCAGCACCGCGTCCAGATACGTCAACAAATGCTGGCGCGGCAGAAACTCGCGCACCACCTCGCCCACCATCGGCGTGCGCCCCAGGCCGCCGCCGACTATCACCTTGAACCCCGCCTCGCCGGCCTCGTTGCGGCTGACATGCAAGCCGATGTCGTGGACCATGGTCGCGGCTCGATCCTCCACGCTGCCGGAAACGGCGATCTTGAACTTGCGCGGCAGAAAGCTGAACTCCGGGTGCATCGTGCTCCACTGCCGGATGATCTCGCAGTAAGGCCGCGGGTCGAACAACTCGTCGTCGGCCACGCCGGCGAAGGCGTCGGTGGTGGTGTTGCGCACGCAGTTGCCTGAAGTCTGGATCGCATGCATTTCCACAGTGGACAGCTCTTCCAGAATGTCGGGCACGCTCTCCAGCGCCGGCCAGTTGAACTGGATGTTTTGCCGGGTGGTGAAGTGGCCGTAGCCCTTGTCGTAGCGGCGGGCGATGTCGGCCAGCTTGCGCATTTGC
This genomic window from Chromobacterium phragmitis contains:
- a CDS encoding nitrogen fixation protein, which gives rise to MKHDQSKLCPSSTFEGEGNMVFGIVGGSAQNRRVIYLKQMMPAAQVDRARLGDIAPEEIFRTAGPCAQTECAHHDNAGSRCTLAQRVVAQTAEVVDKLAYCAIRPRCMWWSQHGQDACARCPQVVSMDRLPSDAIAQARIPPQPAAAGC
- the ispH gene encoding 4-hydroxy-3-methylbut-2-enyl diphosphate reductase, coding for MTKTIMLANPRGFCAGVDRAIAIVERAIELYGAPIYVRHEVVHNRFVVDDLRSKGAVFIEELKDVPPGSTLIYSAHGVPLSVRAEAEALGLTVFDATCPLVTKVHVEVKRMHKAEMEIIMIGHAGHPEVEGTMGQVDSGMYLVQTVEDVAALQVKREDALSYVSQTTLSVDETRDIIAALKARFPSIHSPKKDDICYATQNRQDAVKQLADQCDIVVVVGSPNSSNSNRLREVAALKGVDAYMVDNASLLEPEWFAGKRRVGVTAGASAPEVLVQAVIDRIKAFDVTQVTELPGVEESTVFALPPALRPQA
- the lspA gene encoding signal peptidase II; amino-acid sequence: MPGARSWPKWFALAALVIVLDQISKLYFNSRFQYGEIRPVVEGFFNFTLVYNPGAAFSFLHDAGGWQKYLFTALAFSVSGWLGWNIVKRRFSGMMNLAAALIMGGALGNVIDRLAYGHVIDFIMIHYYNQWYYPAFNLADSFICVGAALMVLDSMKKPSR
- the ileS gene encoding isoleucine--tRNA ligase, with product MSIDYRKTVNLLDTPFAMRGDLAKREPAWVKRWQEERRYDKLRKLAAGRPKFILHDGPPYANNDIHLGHAVNKVLKDIIVRSKTLAGFDAPYVPGWDCHGLPIELMVEKLHGKDIPAAKFRELCREYAKEQVARQKKGFIRLGVLGDWDNPYLTMDFKTEADIVRTLGKIHENGYLTKGEKPVHWCIECGSSLAEAEVEYEDKVSPAIDVGFKVVDADKASAVFDADASGAMAVIWTTTPWTLPANQAVAAGPNLDYQLIDTPKGKLILGKDLVESAMKRYGVEEYRVLGESKGEALDLILLQHPFYDRQVPVILGDHVTTDAGTGLVHTAPAHGLEDFQAGLQYKLPIANPVADDGRYKSTTELFAGMLVWDANPRVIETLEAHGALVHKAKLEHSYPHCWRHKTPIIFRATPQWFISMDRQANGGETLREISQRAVDATEFFPAWGRARLDAMIKNSPDWCVSRQRNWGVPMTFFIHKESGELHPRSAQLLEEVALRIEQQGIEAWFSLDAKELLGDEAEQYRKLTDTLDVWFDSGATHFAVLKQRPELAWPADLYLEGSDQHRGWFQSSLKTGCATIGRAPYKQLLTHGFTVDDKGYKMSKSKGNGIAPEEICGTLGADILRLWVASADYSGDMSLSQEILKRTTESYRRLRNTIRFLLSNLSDFDPLENAMPLGAMVEMDQYALLRAREVQEKVVGELYSRYAFHHVVQEVVGYCSEDLGAFYLDVIKDRLYTTQADSHARRSAQTALYHITRSLLLMVAPILCFTADEAWNVLVDSEEESTLYHIWHEFPAQAAEREAALSAKWQSIRELRAVVNKEIEALRSADKLGSSLQAEVEIDAPAELARHLASLGEELKFVLIVSKANVREAGELAIRVTPSAHDKCDRCWHYRADVGSHAGHGAVCGRCVDNLDGQGEPRRHA
- a CDS encoding bifunctional riboflavin kinase/FAD synthetase; translated protein: MQVFLGDPRRFALPGCALTIGNFDGVHQGHRRMLERLRAEARARELPTALLTFEPHPREFFARANPPARLSTLRDKFALLEELGLVDYVFVYRFNHSFSNMTGKDFVDQVLVSELKTRYLLIGDDFQFGSGRQGNFELLASCPHFATEAMPSVLIKGERASSTLVRERLGAGDLDSANALLGEVYRISGKVMHGKKLGRTIGFPTANIHLPHLKPALQGVFVVEADTPHGRLGGVASLGLNPTVSDTPDYKLEVHLFDFSGDLYGQRLTVRFLKKLRDEARYDDLATLVAQIERDAASAKTYLTSLQREQA
- a CDS encoding OmpA family protein, translated to MTKQLKLSALVAALLVSASAFAAKPGYAVDQATDSVTRNSYGECWRTSSFDKAKDGLVECGDREAAKPVAEAPKPTMVSMKEKVTLSAKVLFDFNKSTLRADAKNELDPLVAKLKAHAGKGYLNGVEIDGYTDFMGSDKLNNALSQHRADAVKAYFVNAGVPAEKVAAVGKGKAEAKMTEECKAKFPKYAKNKKQNAEIKACIESDRRVEVTIDAVKESVVEKTGK
- a CDS encoding DUF934 domain-containing protein, with translation MPQFIKDGRLQADSWLLLRPDESGALPLPGVAEGQSVIVPLASWLAGVEGWRMRSGAVGVYLSPDDDPSLLQPYLAELALVAVDFPAFTDGRGYSLARLLRERYDYAGELRAIGDVWADLIRPLWQVGFDAFLIKDGKVLDDVDYYNTFSDSYQVNYRQPLPLFRRRVTRQ
- a CDS encoding nitrite/sulfite reductase, whose amino-acid sequence is MYRYDEVDHRLVRERVAQFRDQTRRFLAGELSEDEFRPLRLMNGLYVQRHAPMLRVAIPYGHLRSEQMRKLADIARRYDKGYGHFTTRQNIQFNWPALESVPDILEELSTVEMHAIQTSGNCVRNTTTDAFAGVADDELFDPRPYCEIIRQWSTMHPEFSFLPRKFKIAVSGSVEDRAATMVHDIGLHVSRNEAGEAGFKVIVGGGLGRTPMVGEVVREFLPRQHLLTYLDAVLRVYNRFGRRDNKYKARIKILVKALTRDGFAAKVEDEWRHLKDGPATLRDEDVVHYASFFGDPAYKMLADNPAELAGPLAEDKAFARWYERNTRGHRLSGYRSVVLSLKETGAPPGDITAEQMEAAADWAERFGFGELRVAHEQNLVLPDVEQKDLYTLWLEARQLRMATPNIGLLTDIISCPGGDFCSLANARSIPVAKAIQQTFDDLDYLYDLGEIACNFSGCMNACGHHHIGNIGILGVDKNGEEWYQITLGGSQGSDTAIGKVIGPSFAQADVPTAFAKIMQVYVEKRQDGERFIETLRRIGAEPFKERVYAPVH